agtaatttcaacaaaatttatagTGAAACAGAAGAAagttcaaaattgaaaattacttACTTGTTGAAAGTGTGAGAGAGGGAATCAAAATTTTGAGGATCTTCTAAAAAGAATTTCAACTGAGAAGCTCTTTTGGCGGAGTTGAATCTTACGACTGGGGCTCGGGTCATTCCGTCACGGAGGACAACGGCGGAAGCACCACCGGAAACATAAATAGCTTTACAGCCTCTATTGGTGCTTGCAACCAAACAACCTTCGGTTGTTGCCATGGGCACCGTGTACTCATTCCCGTCGAGCAACAAAGGACCGGCAACACCCACCGGAATCTGAACAAACCCTATGGGCATCTCGCAACACTGTCCTAATATAGAATCGTAATCAAAACCTTCCATCGGTAAACCTTCAAGTGACCTTCCGGTAACTCTCTCCACGGCTTGGTTCCTAATATTTGCTGCACGTCGGCAATCTCCAAGCTTGGATTCAAGCGAGTAAGATGGAATTGATCCTGACACCACTGCACTGACAACCTCCTCGTCTTCCATGGACATAACTTTTTGGTCGGAGATTTTGGGTGGAGGTAACGTAGGTAGCTTCTTCGGCAAGACTCCTTGAGTGGTTTTTGCAGCaatgtcttcttcttcttcatcgtaATGAAGGATGAAGGCAATGCCGAAGAAAGTGATAAGGTAGACAAAGGAAGCGATGAGGGAAACAAGAGCGAGAATCTCAGAGATTGTGAGGACGTGGAGAGGTGTAGAGGTTCGGATCTTTTCACGCCACCTGTTGAGAAGAAAGTAGGCGACGGAGAAGAAGAGACCAAAGAAAACAACATTTGTTAAGTACAGTATTGACTGTGAATCCTCCTGCTTCTTTTGGTTCTTCTTCTCATTTTTGCTTATTTTCTGCTGAACGCCCATTTCTctgatttgaaaaagaaaagaaagaaaggagtTCAGTTCAGTTTAGGGGATGATTGATGATGGGTAATACTAATtgcttgaaaatgattttcaatgttattattatttatagacaaattaAGAGTACTCAGAGAGTGAGTGAGGAATTAGGTATAtgcaataatgttattttttttgttaacagaAGTTTCGTAGCTAGATCGTAATGAACTCGTGCACAACCAGAAGGAATATTGTAATGTGTAGATAATAAACTAGCTAGAAGCCTTGTGTTGACTAAACTAAATTATTTCCCTGCAGAAACTAATTAAACTatactatatatttttgttgttcacTGAAACTAATTAGTTTAATATATCACTTGcgctgcaaaaaaaaaaacgtgtttaTGATATAAAATTAAGACAATTAAAAAGAGATAGAGAATATGAAAGTCTATTAATGtatcattctctttcttttaacgTGTGTTTTTACACCAATTAA
Above is a genomic segment from Medicago truncatula cultivar Jemalong A17 chromosome 5, MtrunA17r5.0-ANR, whole genome shotgun sequence containing:
- the LOC11407896 gene encoding 3-hydroxy-3-methylglutaryl-coenzyme A reductase 1 — translated: MGVQQKISKNEKKNQKKQEDSQSILYLTNVVFFGLFFSVAYFLLNRWREKIRTSTPLHVLTISEILALVSLIASFVYLITFFGIAFILHYDEEEEDIAAKTTQGVLPKKLPTLPPPKISDQKVMSMEDEEVVSAVVSGSIPSYSLESKLGDCRRAANIRNQAVERVTGRSLEGLPMEGFDYDSILGQCCEMPIGFVQIPVGVAGPLLLDGNEYTVPMATTEGCLVASTNRGCKAIYVSGGASAVVLRDGMTRAPVVRFNSAKRASQLKFFLEDPQNFDSLSHTFNKSSRFARLQSIKATMAGKNLYTRFTCSTGDAMGMNMVSKGVQNVLDFLQTDFPDMDVIGISGNFCSDKKAAAVNWIEGRGKSVVCEAVIKEDVVKKVLKTSVESLVELNMLKNLTGSAMAGALGGFNAHASNIVSAIYLATGQDPAQNVESSHCMTMMEAVNDGKDLHISVTMPSIEVGTVGGGTQLASQSACLNLLGVKGASKETPGANSRQLATIVAGSVLAGELSLMSAIAAGQLVKSHMKYNRSNKDVTKVAS